Sequence from the Chanodichthys erythropterus isolate Z2021 chromosome 12, ASM2448905v1, whole genome shotgun sequence genome:
TGGTGGCAAAGCCAAATGTCACGTCGCCAATATGGGCACATTTTGGCTTTGAACCTGATGAAAAAGGACTTCCAGGCAATTTTAATGAGCCCATTTGTAGAATTTGCTACAAAAAGATTCTGGTATCACGTTCAAATACGTCCAACCTGAGGACGCATCTTCGAATCCATCATCCGGCAACATTTGCTGCCCTTGGGAGCACAACAAGTGCTTCGTCTGAAGATCGGCCCACAACCTCAGGCCAGAGACGACAGCTGGGCATCGCAGACTCGTTTGCTAAAGGGACTAAGTACCAACGCGACAGCCATCAGTGGCAAACCCTGACGGATAGTGTGACTCGCCTCCTAGTCGAGGAACAGTTGCCATTTAACTTAGTTGAGAAGCCAGCCTTTAAGGCGATGCTACAGGCCTTCGACAAACAATATGTCCCCCCTGACAGAAAATACTTTTCAAAAAAGGCAGTACCAGAGAAGTATATGAAAATGAAGGACAGTTTGACACGCGAGTTAAAGGACGCTGACCATTTTTCTATCACAACAGATATGTGGTCAAGCGTTAATATGATGCCCTATATGAGCGTGACAATTCATTACCTGAACACCAACTGGGAGCTGAAGTCAAGGTGTTTGGAGACATCCTTCATGCCAGAAAGTCACACAAGTGATAACCTCTCCGAGGCTCTGCGATCAGCTCTTAAAGAATGGTCTCTGGATGAGAAGAGGTTGGCTTGTGTCACTAGTGATAACAGAGCAAACATTGTGGCTGCAGTGAGAAAACTTGGATGGGGATGGCTACCATGCTTCGGCCACAACCTCCATTTAGCCGTCACTAACTCCATGAACGCAGAAAAAGAACACACTGCCCGGGCCATGGGTTTGTGTCGAATGCTTGTGAACGCTTTCTCCCATAGCTGGCAAAAGAAACAACGGCTTCAGAAAGAACAAACTGAGCTGGAACTGCCTCAGCACTCCTTAGTACTGGTAAGTTTGAACTCTCTTCCAACTCTGTTTTTGGAAAGATTGACTACAAATAGGCTAGGCCTGCGagatttaattcaatataatCAATAAATAATCTATTGTAGgcaattaaacatttaagtatGTGATTCTGAAATTCCATTTTCATTAAAAGGCCATCGAAAAAGATATCCAGGCTTACAATCACGGCAGTGTGTGACACTTTGTTAAATTAAATAGCATTCGTTAAATTATAGCCTTGTACCACACTGAGACCAAAGCGCACACGAGATATAggctaaataaatataaatatgtaaaaatatataatataaataatatttatatatattatagatttttaaatatttatattaatttagcCTATATGTCTACATATTTATATTACTCTATATGCCTTCGTTAAATAGCCTTCATTAACCACTGAGACAAAAAAGCGCACACGtatctatataaatattaatatagcTAAACATGTACaaatatgtaatattaaatataaatcatattaaatataattcatatattatataagtaatataaaaatatgtaaatttaaataatgttaaagcAAAGTCTATCCtaaatgtgtttta
This genomic interval carries:
- the LOC137032454 gene encoding E3 SUMO-protein ligase ZBED1-like, translating into MAERANLVAKPNVTSPIWAHFGFEPDEKGLPGNFNEPICRICYKKILVSRSNTSNLRTHLRIHHPATFAALGSTTSASSEDRPTTSGQRRQLGIADSFAKGTKYQRDSHQWQTLTDSVTRLLVEEQLPFNLVEKPAFKAMLQAFDKQYVPPDRKYFSKKAVPEKYMKMKDSLTRELKDADHFSITTDMWSSVNMMPYMSVTIHYLNTNWELKSRCLETSFMPESHTSDNLSEALRSALKEWSLDEKRLACVTSDNRANIVAAVRKLGWGWLPCFGHNLHLAVTNSMNAEKEHTARAMGLCRMLVNAFSHSWQKKQRLQKEQTELELPQHSLVLDCPTRWGTKQKMIARILEQGPAIRRVLDDRRTQHLIPTWQDMEVMESVNAALKNVADFTDALSSERAVTASSLKLVLQLVTEDLLLPAEEDTQLTRNLKEKMSAVLMEKYSAPSTQQLLAKTAFVDPRYKDIDISDEVKDELMEEMMNVPEEQRDDGDGKGASAPNPPKKPNLADLLGGKKEKTSTPTPKRICVDTEIRRYIRSKTKTIIIIIITTITIITIITTITIITIITIITTITTITIYYNLRQHISDFQYVYR